The following coding sequences are from one Musa acuminata AAA Group cultivar baxijiao chromosome BXJ2-4, Cavendish_Baxijiao_AAA, whole genome shotgun sequence window:
- the LOC135610038 gene encoding wax ester synthase/diacylglycerol acyltransferase 11-like, which yields MDGATPRKRPLPIRIGRRSAASGAAEEETVAGKARAVDEEEEEPLSPAAQLFHQPGFDCCIVAIMGLGKPADVDVIRSGLAATLVRHPRFSSVPVLEESGGAEPRWVRTKVVVENHIVIPDLEDQRRAAASPDQVVEDYVASLTSAPLDRSRPLWDLHVLNFPTSEAAAVAVLRVHHSLGDGTSLMSLLLACTRKASDPHSLPTIPHQSRRPLVSRKLHAGGAFTLLLWLWAFLILAWNTLLDVLRFTATSAFSKDTTTPLTGPKGVEYHPKRIVHRTVSLDDIKDVKNAMHCTVNDVLVGVTSAGLSRYLSRRYGQNVDEHGKKTQLPSNIRLQSTLLVNIRPSPGVHALAELMEGRHSGTKWGNYIGYIILPFSIFKYKDPMDYIRKGKEIAGRKKNSLEAIFTYKSGELIVKCLGIKAGAALCHRVLSNTTLSFSNMIGPVEEVAFYDHPIVYLAPSVYGHPQALTVHFQSYMNMMKMVVTVDDKVIPDAHQLLDDFAESLKLIKEAIPTKP from the exons ATGGACGGGGCGACGCCCAGGAAAAGGCCGCTCCCGATAAGGATCGGGAGAAGGAGCGCCGCGAGTGGAGCTGCAGAGGAGGAGACCGTAGCAGGAAAAGCGAGGGCggtggacgaggaggaggaggagccgctGAGCCCTGCGGCGCAGCTGTTCCACCAGCCGGGCTTCGACTGCTGCATCGTGGCGATCATGGGGTTGGGGAAGCCCGCTGACGTCGACGTCATCAGGTCCGGCTTGGCGGCCACGCTGGTCCGCCACCCCCGCTTCTCCAGCGTCCCG GTTTTGGAGGAGAGTGGAGGGGCGGAGCCAAGATGGGTGCGGACCAAGGTGGTGGTGGAGAACCACATCGTGATCCCGGACCTGGAGGACCAACGCCGCGCCGCCGCTTCCCCGGACCAGGTCGTGGAGGACTACGTCGCCTCCCTCACCAGCGCCCCCTTGGACCGTTCTCGCCCCCTCTGGGACCTCCACGTCCTCAACTTCCCCACCTCCGaagccgccgccgtcgccgtccTCCGCGTCCACCACTCCCTCGGCGACGGCACCTCACTCATGTCGCTCCTCCTCGCCTGCACCCGCAAGGCATCCGACCCCCACTCCCTCCCCACCATCCCTCACCAGTCCCGGCGCCCGCTCGTGTCCCGCAAGCTCCACGCCGGCGGTGCTTTCACGCTCCTCTTGTGGCTCTGGGCCTTTCTGATCCTCGCCTGGAACACGCTCCTCGACGTCCTCCGCTTCACGGCTACGTCGGCCTTCTCCAAGGACACTACCACGCCGCTCACCGGACCCAAGGGCGTGGAGTACCATCCCAAGCGGATCGTGCACCGCACCGTCAGCCTGGACGACATCAAGGACGTCAAGAACGCCATGCACTGC ACGGTGAACGATGTACTGGTGGGCGTCACCTCCGCGGGCTTGTCTCGTTACCTAAGCAGGAGATACG GTCAGAACGTGGATGAGCACGGCAAGAAGACGCAACTCCCGTCGAACATCCGACTCCAGTCAACTCTGCTCGTTAACATTAGACCGAGTCCAGGAGTCCAT GCTTTGGCGGAACTGATGGAGGGAAGACACAGTGGAACCAAATGGGGGAACTACATCGGGTACATCATCCTACCCTTTTCAATCTTCAAGTACAAAGACCCCATGGATTACATTCGCAAAGGGAAGGAGATTGCAGGTCGGAAGAAGAATTCCTTGGAAGCCATCTTCACCTATAAAAGTGGAGAGCTCATCGTCAAATGCTTGGGCATTAAG GCGGGAGCTGCATTGTGCCACAGAGTGCTCTCCAACACGACGTTGTCGTTCTCAAATATGATCGGGCCGGTGGAAGAAGTGGCATTTTATGATCATCCCATTGTCTACCTTGCTCCCAGCGTATATGGACATCCACAA GCCCTTACGGTTCATTTCCAAAGTTACATGAACATGATGAAGATGGTTGTGACAGTTGACGACAAGGTGATACCTGATGCTCACCAGCTCCTGGATGACTTTGCCGAGTCCCTCAAGCTCATCAAGGAAGCCATTCCAACAAAACCATAG
- the LOC103981510 gene encoding protein NDL1, with protein sequence MGDSSGSVSIDVEKLSFGGKEHLVKTRFGEVSVTVFGDKEKPALITYPDVALNYVSCFQGLFSCPEAASLLLHSFCIYHISPPGHETGAGPISSDIPVPSVDDLANQIAIVLDFFRLGSVMCLGVTAGAYILTLFAIKYRESVIGLILVSPLCKAPSWTEWLYNKVISNLIYFYGMCGLIKERLLQRYFSKEVRGIAQIPESDTVQGCRNLLDERQAMNVWRFLQSINRRHDITEDLQQLQCRTLVFVGENSPFHVDALHMASKLDRRYSALVEVHACGSLVTEEQPHAMLIPMEYFFMGYRLYRPSQLTGSPCSPLSPCCISPELLSPESMGVKLKPIKTRASQEV encoded by the exons ATGGGAGATTCGAGCGGCTCCGTCTCGATTGATGTGGAGAAGCTCTCCTTCGGCGGAAAG GAACATCTTGTTAAGACCAGGTTTGGCGAGGTGTCGGTTACTGTTTTTGGAGATAAGGAGAAGCCTGCATTAATAACCTATCCAGATGTTGCTTTAAACT ATGTGTCATGTTTCCAAGGATTGTTTTCTTGCCCTGAAGCTGCATCCCTGTtgcttcatagcttttgcatttatcaTATCAGTCCTCCAGGGCATGAG ACAGGTGCTGGTCCGATTTCTTCTGATATTCCTGTTCCTTCTGTTGATGATTTGGCCAATCAAATTGCCATTGTTCTCGACTTCTTCAG GTTAGGTTCAGTTATGTGCCTGGGGGTCACCGCTGGTGCTTACATTCTTACCCTTTTTGCT ATCAAATATAGGGAGAGTGTGATTGGTCTGATTCTTGTATCTCCTCTATGTAAAGCTCCCTCTTGGACAGAATGGTTGTACAATAAG GTTATATCGAATTTAATCTATTTCTATGGTATGTGTGGCTTAATAAAGGAGAGATTGCTTCAGCGATACTTTAGCAAG GAAGTTCGTGGCATTGCACAAATCCCCGAGTCAGATACTGTGCAGGGCTGCAGAAAT CTGCTGGATGAAAGACAAGCCATGAACGTGTGGCGGTTTCTTCAATCGATTAACCG GAGGCATGACATCACTGAAGACCTGCAGCAGCTACAATGCCGGACTTTAGTATTCGTGGGCGAGAACTCCCCATTCCATGTTGACGCACTTCACATGGCATCAAAGCTGGACAGAAGATACAGTGCCTTGGTGGAG GTCCATGCATGTGGATCACTGGTGACGGAGGAGCAGCCTCATGCGATGCTGATACCGATGGAGTATTTCTTCATGGGGTATCGGCTGTACAGACCTAGCCAATTAACCGGCAGCCCGTGCAGTCCGCTCAGTCCATGTTGCATCTCACCGGAGTTGCTGTCACCGGAAAGCATGGGCGTGAAGTTGAAGCCGATCAAGACGAGGGCTTCGCAGGAAGTTTGA